Proteins from one Setaria italica strain Yugu1 chromosome V, Setaria_italica_v2.0, whole genome shotgun sequence genomic window:
- the LOC101768962 gene encoding thylakoid lumenal 15 kDa protein 1, chloroplastic — protein sequence MDILGALKLAASPPALAGAALPAATPARSSVHFHLANAGAAALVAASLLVADPSLAFIGGGPYGKQVTRGQDLTGKDFSGQTLVKQDFKTSILRQANFKGANLLGASFFDADLTSADLSDADLRGADFSLANLTKVNLTNANLEGALTTGNTTFKGANITGADFTDVPLRDDQREYLCKIADGVNSTTGNATKETLFCN from the exons ATGGATATCCTGGGCGCTCTCAAGCTCGCGGCGTCCCCAcccgccctcgccggcgccgcgctacCGGCGGCAACCCCCGCGCGCTCCTCCGTGCACTTCCACCTCGCcaatgccggcgccgccgctctcgtcgccgcctcgctcCTCGTCGCCGACCCGTCCCTCGCGTTCATA GGAGGAGGCCCGTACGGGAAGCAGGTGACGCGGGGGCAGGACCTCACCGGCAAGGACTTCAGCGGCCAGACGCTCGTCAAGCAGGACTTCAAGACG TCCATACTGAGGCAGGCCAACTTCAAAGGCGCGAACCTGCTCGGCGCGAGCTTCTTCGACGCAGACCTCACAA GTGCTGATCTCTCTGATGCTGATCTTAGAGGCGCCGACTTCTCGCTGGCGAATTTAACAAAG GTCAATTTAACAAATGCCAACTTGGAAGGGGCACTTACCACAGGAAACACTACTTTCAAAGGTGCTAACATAACTGGGGCAG ATTTCACCGATGTCCCACTGCGAGACGATCAACGGGAATACCTCTGCAAAATCGCTGATGG AGTGAACTCAACCACTGGGAACGCCACGAAGGAGACTCTGTTCTGCAACTGA
- the LOC101784888 gene encoding ubiquitin recognition factor in ER-associated degradation protein 1 encodes MWARLGVVCESVVERDPPPILLCHCIGSTPINMSLHDFQEYLNLQRRTFVQYYRCLSTSLLNKENLDEDSNFLIMPPSALDRLTGLNIEFPMLFQIKNPSTELATHCGVLEFIADEGFIHMPSRLMAHLGIQENEVVLVRNTRLPTATFVKLRPHTTDFLGVSHHKELLEYNIRNKFQCLTAGETIAVAEGDRRFYLDLLETRPADAVCTLNTDCEVDFAPPLDYVEPPRAPAPAPVASSQGSGEPPQFTGAAARMDGKPVEQPPPAPVPAGGRHGDQPRQPAQFTGVAMRMDGKPVELPPPPTPSPAAASAGALGAPKRKIRFDAPAAGSGVSKGKEGAGAGKEQEKRFSGTQYSLKD; translated from the exons ATGTGGGCCCGGCTCGGTGTCGTGTGCGAGTCGGTTGTGGAGCGGGATCCGCCGCCGATACTGCTCTGCCACTGCATCGGGAGCACCCCCATAAATATGAGCCTTCAC GATTTCCAGGAGTACCTCAACCTGCAGCGGCGAACGTTCGTGCAGTACTACCGCTGCCTGTCGACCTCTCTCCTGAACAAGGAGAATCTCGACGAGGACAGCAACTTTC TGATCATGCCGCCATCTGCCCTCGATCGCCTCACCGGCCTCAACATCGAGTTCCCGATGCTGTTCCAGATCAAGAACCCCAGCACGGAGCTCGCCACGCACTGCGGCGTGCTCGAGTTCATCGCCGACGAAGGGTTCATCCACATGCCGAGCAGGCTGATGGCGCACCTGGGGATCCAGGAGAACGAGGTCGTGCTGGTGAGGAACACGAGGCTGCCGACGGCCACCTTCGTCAAGCTGCGTCCGCACACCACGGACTTCCTCGGCGTCTCCCACCACAAGGAGCTGCTCGAGTACAACATCCGCAATAAGTTCCAGTGCCTCACCGCCGGCGAGACGATCGCGGTGGCGGAGGGGGACCGGCGGTTCTACCTCGACCTGCTGGAGACGCGGCCGGCCGACGCGGTCTGCACCCTCAACACCGACTGCGAGGTGGActtcgcgccgccgctcgaCTACGTGGAGCCCCCGcgcgcaccggcgccggcgcccgtcgCCAGCAGCCAGGGCAGCGGCGAGCCGCCCCAGTtcaccggcgccgcggcgcggatGGACGGCAAGCCGGTGGAGCaaccgccgcccgcgccggtgcCCGCGGGCGGCAGGCATGGTGACCAACCGCGGCAGCCGGCCCAGTTCACCGGCGTCGCGATGCGCATGGACGGCAAGCCGGTGgagctgccaccgccgcctacGCCGTCTCCGGCGGCAGCGAGCGCCGGTGCTCTGGGTGCGCCGAAGAGGAAGATTCGATTTGACGCGCCGGCGGCTGGCAGCGGGGTGAGCAAGGGCAaggagggcgccggcgccggcaaggAACAGGAGAAGCGGTTTTCGGGGACTCAATATTCCTTGAAGGACTGA
- the LOC101769767 gene encoding actin-related protein 5 isoform X2: protein MSTVCNLMIEVGHPILMTECECNPSFSRARMAELLFETYGVPSIAFGIDNAFSYKYNQKLGNCNEDGLAISCEHGTCHVVPFLKGQPVLGACSRTNVGGFHITDFLRQLLSLKYPYHTANFTWEKAEELKKEHCYVAFDYMSELQIFKNNKEEAEEKTRYWQLPWVPPPKEEPPSEEELARKAALKEKAGQRLREYAANKRYQKIVELEKTLSDLEELMEQLDEAEESDATAILSKSKYLSQQDVKSAILKTTQALRKAKGESNGNEEKADAPAADKYPLVSVPDEELTPEQLKEKKKQILLKTTTEGKLRAKQRRAEEEALREKQEEQRRAENPELYLEELRTRYSELSEKFEQRKRQKVNGGQTNGNHGSSGGVGRGERLNAAQKERMRLLASAAFDRGKGEDTFGMRDEDWLVYNKMSKDNDDDGNDDDESELVRIASKLQEIDPTFVSKSEAVQLTPEPPKVRPLTAEDYRIAIGIERFRCPEVLFQPGMIGIDQAGIDEMVSISLRRLMEDESVKQRLCQSILVTGGSSLFPGMIPRLESGIRQYRPYLSPLKIVRAADPILDAWRGAAAFAASSKFGKQTFSLADYREHGENLFHRYNIVYSL from the exons ATGAGCACAGTGTGTAATTTGATGATAGag GTGGGACATCCAATTCTTATGACAGAATGTGAATGCAATCCGTCCTTTTCTCGGGCCCGAATGGCAGAACTACTTTTCGAGACATATGGTGTGCCATCCATTG CATTTGGCATCGACAATGCGTTTAGTTACAAGTACAACCAGAAACTTGGGAACTGTAACGAAGATGGGTTGGCTATTTCATGTGAACACGGAACGTGCCATGTTGTTCCA TTTTTGAAAGGCCAGCCTGTATTGGGGGCATGCTCCAGAACTAATGTTGGTGGATTTCACATTACTGATTTTCTGAGGCAGCTTCTCTCTCTAAAATATCCTTATCACAC GGCAAATTTTACATGGGAGAAGGCTGAAGAGCTGAAGAAGGAACATTGTTATGTAGCTTTCGATTATATGTCAGAGTTGCAGATATTTAAG AACAACAAGGAAGAAGCTGAAGAGAAAACGAGGTATTGGCAGCTACCATGGGTTCCCCCACCAAAGGAAGAACCACCATCCGAGGAAGAACTTGCAAGGAAAGCAGCTTTGAAGGAAAAGGCTGGTCAACGTTTGCGAGAATATGCTGCTAACAAGAGATATCAGAAGATAGTGGAACTTGAAAAGACACTTTCTGATTTGGAAGAATTAATGGAGCAACTTGATGAAGCTGAGGAATCAGATGCAACAGCTATTCTAAGTAAATCTAAATATCTTTCCCAGCAGGACGTCAAATCTGCTATTTTAAAAACAACACAGGCCCTAAGGAAAGCAAAAGGGGAGTCCAATGGCAATGAGGAGAAAGCAGATGCCCCAGCGGCTGATAAGTATCCACTTGTGTCTGTTCCAGATGAGGAATTGACACCAGAGCAG ttaaaagaaaagaagaaacagaTATTACTTAAAACCACAACGGAGGGTAAATTGCGTGCCAAGCAGAGACGCGCTGAAGAGGAGGCATTGCGGGAGAAGCAAGAAGAGCAGAGGCGTGC GGAGAACCCAGAGTTATATCTTGAAGAGCTTCGTACCCGATATTCAGAACTTTCTGAGAAATTTGAGCAGAGAAAGCGACAGAAAGTTAATGGTGGCCAGACAAATGGGAACCATGGTTCATCTGGTGGTGTAGGACGTGGAGAACGGCTAAATGCAGCTCAGAAAGAAAGGATGCGGCTGCTCGCTTCTGCTGCATTTGATCGGGGCAAAGGTGAGGACACTTTTGGAATGAGAGATGAAGATTGGTTAGTGTACAATAAGATGAGCAAAGACAATGATGACGATgggaatgatgatgatgaatcgGAACTTGTTCGGATTGCATCAAAGCTCCAG GAGATCGACCCTACATTTGTCTCCAAATCCGAAGCTGTTCAACTTACTCCGGAGCCTCCCAAAGTCCGACCTCTCACCGCAGAGGATTACAGAATTGCCATTGGCATCGAGCGGTTTCGCTGCCCCGAAGTGCTTTTCCAGCCTGGTATGATAGGCATCGACCAGGCCGGCATCGATGAGATGGTCAGTATCTCGCTCAGGAGACTAATGGAGGACGAGTCTGTCAAGCAGCGCCTCTGCCAGTCCATTCTCGTCACTGGCGGGAGCTCCCTGTTCCCCGGCATGATCCCGCGCCTGGAGTCCGGGATCCGGCAGTATCGGCCGTACCTCTCTCCGCTAAAGATTGTCAGAGCAGCTGATCCCATTCTAGACGCGTGGAGGGGCGCTGCTGCCTTTGCGGCATCCAGCAAGTTTGGGAAACAAACTTTCAGCCTAGCAGATTACAGAGAGCATGGCGAGAACCTGTTTCATCGATACAACATTGTTTACTCTCTGTAA
- the LOC101784485 gene encoding uncharacterized protein LOC101784485 codes for MAVLRDCMSATTYPHPPAGRYYLVDSGYAVREGYLGPYRNTSCSCTIVSNIRKMKRGISTKRVDHLVQNGQHPSDEWEEQQRYWSSPRAPPASPTESPRTPGGSQKKAVLGKVKSKAKKWMHMLHHKKKPAQEEMMWTPRAGPSAEDIKGKDERRDPVYRGTPKKAHHQPSSSGGSERASEVFMEASPRQNSPVPSPTAHKEQPYFKVSSRFESEMKEANEMLMESKQLRVNTTKPKTVTFAPTIARELGNEKSGWNDRELSEATTKAFRDAFATVYQVVLKMIAKIQGTMVAYNIDRRHMLEKLISVNRYLMLKLEPGQDDKLLSEVITDSILNLFDTWSESVEQPLAQRAKEISSWFLQQGREETPPVPLSTHPCAFEGKIMFQSNPISKTLVLD; via the exons ATGGCGGTTTTGCGTGACTGTATGTCGGCAACGACGTACCCACATCCACCTGCAG GCCGCTATTATTTGGTCGACTCGGGCTACGCCGTTCGCGAAGGGTATCTGGGGCCGTATAGAAATACGAG TTGTTCCTGCACAATCGTGAGCAACATCAGAAAGATGAAGCGTGGGATCAGCACCAAACGAGTAGACCACCTCGTCCAAAATG GCCAACATCCAAGCGATGAATGGGAGGAGCAACAACGATATTGGTCTTCACCACGGGCGCCACCAGCGAGCCCGACAGAGTCGCCTCGGACCCCAGGTGGGAGCCAAAAGAAGGCGGTGCTGGGAAAGGTGAAGAGCAAGGCTAAGAAATGGATGCACATGCTGCATCACAAGAAGAAACCTGCACAGGAGGAGATGATGTGGACTCCCAGGGCTGGACCCAGCGCAGAAGACATCAAGGGCAAGGACGAACGACGAGATCCCGTGTACCGTGGAACCCCCAAGAAAGCGCACCATCAACCTTCTTCCT CGGGTGGTTCAGAGAGGGCGTCTGAGGTGTTCATGGAAGCATCACCAAGACAGAATTCACCGGTTCCGAGCCCCACTGCACACAAGGAGCAACCATACTTCAAGGTCAGCAGCAGATTTGAGTCAGAAATGAAGGAAGCCAATGAGATGCTGATGGAATCAAAGCAGCTCCGTGTCAACACAACCAAGCCGAAGACTGTAACATTCGCGCCAACCATAGCACGTGAGTTAGGGAATGAAAAGAGTGGCTGGAACGACAGGGAACTGTCTGAAGCAACAACCAAAGCATTCCGAGATGCATTTGCTACAGTCTATCAGGTGGTGCTCAAGATGATTGCTAAAATCCAAGGCACAATGGTAGCATATAACATTGATAGAAGGCACATGCTAGAGAAGTTAATATCAGTCAATAGATACCTGATGTTGAAGCTGGAACCTGGACAAGATGATAAATTACTTTCAGAAGTAATTACTGATTCTATCCTCAATCTGTTTGACACATGGAGCGAGAGTGTTGAGCAGCCTTTGGCACAAAGGGCGAAGGAAATCTCTTCTTGGTTTCtgcagcaaggaagagaagaaacaCCTCCTGTTCCactgtctacacatccttgtGCGTTCGAAGGTAAGATTATGTTCCAGAGTAATCCTATCAGCAAAACATTAGTATTAGATTAA
- the LOC105914374 gene encoding uncharacterized protein LOC105914374 — MNNRTSWDEPTTKILLDLCIEQKNQLNWSDRCLTKLGWRNVHSRFRAETGLQLGTKQLQNKLSNLRRQFFGWRALETSSGLGRDIQTGGVSADATYWEQDQQDTQARSQPHSVKPPPFLNELFKLYGHEPQDRGTLLTAGGIREDTPSMGTEGNFMDLEQDPAPASSARVSARAMSKRPVREFSVDSPTKKRSDNLEQYIRELSESVAKRSLLRAPSIHDQISRCIEILKEDGIEQGSDLHNQAMFSFGQSAECRSTFMGLDTKDARLSWINFYWNMMHKK; from the exons ATGAATAATCGTACCAGTTGGGATGAGCCCACGACAAAAATTTTGCTGGACTTGTGCATTGAACAGAAGAACCAGCTCAACTGGAGCGATAGATGCctcactaagttgggatggaGGAATGTGCACTCCAGGTTCAGGGCAGAAACTGGATTGCAATTGGGAACGaagcagctgcagaacaagctCAGCAACTTGAGGAGGCAATTCTTCGGCTGGCGGGCATTGGAAACCTCATCTGGTTTAGGGCGCGACATACAAACTGGTGGTGTGTCTGCTGATGCCACGTATTGGGAGCAGGACCAACAG GACACCCAGGCGAGGTCCCAGCCGCATTCTgtgaagcctccacctttcCTCAACGAGTTGTTTAAGTTGTATGGCCACGAACCCCAAGACAGGGGCACCTTGCTGACGGCCGGAGGTATTCGTGAGGACACACCTAGCATGGGGACTGAGGGCAATTTCATGGACTTGGAGCAGGACCCCGCCCCTGCTAGTAGTGCTCGTGTCAGTGCTCGTGCCATGTCAAAAAGGCCTGTCCGAGAGTTCTCTGTGGACAGTCCTACCAAAAAAAGAAGTGACAACTTGGAGCAGTACATTAGGGAACTATCTGAGAGTGTGGCGAAGCGGAGCCTGCTACGTGCGCCGAGTATCCATGACCAAATCTCGCGTTGTATTGAGATCCTAAAAGAAGATGGTATAGAGCAGGGGTCGGATCTTCACAACCAGGCTATGTTTTCATTTGGGCAGAGCGCGGAGTGTCGGTCCACGTTCATGGGGTTAGACACAAAAGATGCCCGATTGAGTTGGATCAATTTCTACTGGAACATGATGCACAAGAAGTGA
- the LOC101784071 gene encoding lecithin-cholesterol acyltransferase-like 1: MAGAPTLLLRLLPLLLLLLPSGLREYLSPAAIINRRPEDATTAPGAADEVALHPIVLVPGISCSELEARLTDAYRPSLPRCGAMKGKGWFGLWANSTDLAAHHYVPCFTEQMSLAYDPAAGDYLNLPGVETRVRNFGSSRGFQRNPKHSDWCFEVLRRALERVGYRDGDTLFGAPYDLRHAPPPPAPGQPSEVFSRYFRRLTRLIEDASRRNQGKKVILFGHSFGGTVALDFVRSTPMSWRRGHIKHLVLAAPLPAAAGFVRPLRNFASGSALLYVPGTAALPLTLRPMWRSFESAILNFPSPAVFGRRPVVVTRERNYSAHDMEEFLAAVGAGAAVEPFRRRAVPRMRYFQAPMVPTTCINGVGNETPEQLVYWDGDFDKVPEVVNGDGDEDINLISMLEFDEQMRRQPEQKKMFKSIKLHGASHGTIVTEEWTLKRVMQEILEANRM, translated from the exons ATGGCTGGCGCTCCCACTCTGCTCCTGCGGCTcctgcctctcctcctcctgctgctccccTCTGGTCTCAGGGAGTAcctctcgccggcggcgatcaTCAACCGCCGGCCGGAGGATGCTACGACTGCTCCaggcgccgccgacgaggtcgCGCTCCACCCGATCGTGCTGGTGCCCGGGATTAGCTGCAGCGAGCTGGAGGCGCGGCTCACGGACGCCTACCGCCCATCCCTGCCGCGCTGCGGCGCCATGAAGGGGAAAGGCTGGTTCGGGCTGTGGGCCAACTCCACCGACCTCGCCGCGCACCACTACGTCCCGTGCTTCACCGAGCAGATGAGCCTCGCCtacgaccccgccgccggcgactaCCTGAACCTCCCCGGCGTTGAGACCCGCGTCCGCAACTTCGGCTCCTCCCGAGGGTTCCAGCGGAACCCAAAGCACTC GGACTGGTGCTTCGAGGTCCTCAGGCGGGCGCTGGAGAGGGTCGGGTACCGCGACGGCGACACCCTGTTCGGCGCCCCCTACGACCTCCGccacgccccgccgccgccggcgcccggccaGCCGTCGGAGGTCTTCTCCCGCTACTTCCGGCGGCTGACTCGTCTCATCGAGGACGCGAGCAGGAGGAACCAGGGCAAGAAGGTGATCCTCTTCGGGCACAGCTTCGGGGGCACGGTGGCGCTGGACTTCGTGCGGAGCACCCCCATGTCGTGGCGGCGCGGGCACATCAAGCACCtcgtcctcgccgcgccgctgccaGCGGCAGCAGGGTTCGTGCGGCCGCTGCGGAACTTCGCCTCCGGGTCCGCGCTGCTCTACGTCCCGGGGACCGCCGCGCTGCCCCTGACGCTGCGGCCGATGTGGCGGAGCTTCGAGTCCGCCATCCTCAACTtcccgtcgccggcggtgtTCGGGCGGAGGCCGGTCGTCGTCACCAGGGAGCGGAACTACTCGGCCCACGACATGGAGGagttcctcgccgccgtcggcgccggcgccgccgtggagccGTTCAGGAGGCGGGCGGTGCCGAGGATGCGCTACTTCCAGGCGCCCATGGTGCCCACGACGTGCATCAACGGGGTTGGCAACGAGACGCCGGAGCAGCTCGTGTACTGGGACGGCGACTTCGACAAGGTCCCGGAGGTGGTGAACGGCGACGGGGACGAGGACATCAACCTGATCAGCATGCTGGAGTTCGATGAGCAGATGCGCCGGCAGCCGGAGCAGAAGAAGATGTTCAAGTCGATCAAGCTCCATGGGGCTAGCCACGGCACCATTGTTACGGAGGAATGGACGCTAAAGAGGGTCATGCAAGAAATCCTTGAAGCGAATCGAATGTAG
- the LOC101770434 gene encoding uncharacterized protein LOC101770434, giving the protein MAAKREISSTLRNLKFMQRGAAAQKVEEKAKVEVEVQEEVVVAPSGGFGSSAQVARKCIVIMEGNPHPGAVKGRMSFQNFNPSIDKLNAEARGDCETESASPSSHNQDSANSTRGDEVPASRFRGFDIDSSESISLNELKRKQPELEMETPPSHNNPRKISIDGRSSSQSNGRGSHKSNKREKKLDFNHLRQKK; this is encoded by the exons atggcggccaaGCGGGAGATCTCGAGCACCCTGAGGAATCTAAAG TTTATGCAGCGCGGCGCGGCTGCGCAGAAGGTCGAGGAGAAGGccaaggtggaggtggaggtgcaggaggaggtggtggtggcgccgaGTGGAGGATTTGGTTCTTCGGCTCAGGTCGCTAGGAAGTG CATAGTTATCATGGAGGGCAATCCACATCCAGGAGCTGTAAAGGGTCGAATGTCATTCCAAAATTTCAATCCATCCATTGAT AAACTAAATGCAGAGGCAAGAGGTGACTGTGAAACAGAATCAGCTTCACCTAGTAGTCATAATCAAGACAGTGCAAACTCCACCAG AGGGGATGAAGTTCCAGCATCAAGATTTAGAGGTTTCGACATTGACAGTTCAGAAAGCATATCTCTAAATGAACTGAAGAGGAAACAGCCTGAACTTGAGATGGAAACACCGCCATCTCATAATAACCCACGAAAGATCAGCATTGATGGTAGGTCATCTTCACAGAGCAACGGCCGTGGATCACACAAGTCAAACAAGCGCGAAAAGAAGCTTGACTTCAATCATCTTaggcaaaagaaataa
- the LOC101769365 gene encoding glucose-induced degradation protein 4 homolog — protein sequence MPVRVVDTATPSSQPSPGQDSNAGQPSPPSCSLLSAGRCFAGTQNVSSLQKDEAWKVNVRIHGCDLEQGYLCGTMEALNVPLADTPVVTFWEGEIVDAKNYTFFTGKWEASPEDDIRHWSKFSSFTPLLSQIETDGGKSLDLSNYPHIFMRWKEQYFVNVGVDCGLTIAGFYYVCFSCSDGSISGFYYDPNSSPFQKLELKCTNEKNSGFTFSSYELQ from the exons ATGCCGGTGAGGGTGGTCGACACCGCAACTCCATCGTCCCAGCCCTCCCCAG GCCAAGACTCAAATGCTGGACAACCATCTCCTCCTAGCTGTTCGCTCTTAAGTGCTGGAAGA TGTTTTGCTGGAACTCAGAATGTTTCGAGTCTGCAGAAGGATGAAGCATGGAAAGTTAATGTGCGCATCCATGGTTGTGATCTTGAACAGGGTTATTTATGTGGAACGATGGAAGCGCTTAATGTTCCATTGGCAGATACGCCT GTAGTGACATTCTGGGAGGGGGAGATAGTAGATGCTAAAAATTACACGTTTTTCACCGGCAAGTGGGAAGCATC ACCAGAGGATGATATAAGGCACTGGTCCAAGTTCTCATCATTTACGCCTCTTCTG AGTCAGATTGAGACAGATGGTGGCAAGTCGTTAGACCTTAGCAACTATCCTCATATATTTATG AGGTGGAAAGAGCAATACTTTGTCAATGTTGGAGTTGACTGTGGGTTAACCATCGCTGGTTTCTACTACGTTTGCTTTTCTTGTAGTGATGGTTCCATTAGTGGCTTTTATTATGATCCAAACAGCAG CCCATTTCAGAAGCTTGAACTGAAGTGTACCAATGAGAAAAATTCTGGATTCACCTTTTCCTCCTATGAGCTACAGTGA
- the LOC101769767 gene encoding actin-related protein 5 isoform X1: MSSVTRPRREADFARFPSSTPIVIDNGASTFRIGWAGETEPRATFRNVVQRPRHRSTGETVSIVGDTDPALMKFFDCTRSAVRSPFDDDVVYQFEYMEYILDYGFDRLGANSEVGHPILMTECECNPSFSRARMAELLFETYGVPSIAFGIDNAFSYKYNQKLGNCNEDGLAISCEHGTCHVVPFLKGQPVLGACSRTNVGGFHITDFLRQLLSLKYPYHTANFTWEKAEELKKEHCYVAFDYMSELQIFKNNKEEAEEKTRYWQLPWVPPPKEEPPSEEELARKAALKEKAGQRLREYAANKRYQKIVELEKTLSDLEELMEQLDEAEESDATAILSKSKYLSQQDVKSAILKTTQALRKAKGESNGNEEKADAPAADKYPLVSVPDEELTPEQLKEKKKQILLKTTTEGKLRAKQRRAEEEALREKQEEQRRAENPELYLEELRTRYSELSEKFEQRKRQKVNGGQTNGNHGSSGGVGRGERLNAAQKERMRLLASAAFDRGKGEDTFGMRDEDWLVYNKMSKDNDDDGNDDDESELVRIASKLQEIDPTFVSKSEAVQLTPEPPKVRPLTAEDYRIAIGIERFRCPEVLFQPGMIGIDQAGIDEMVSISLRRLMEDESVKQRLCQSILVTGGSSLFPGMIPRLESGIRQYRPYLSPLKIVRAADPILDAWRGAAAFAASSKFGKQTFSLADYREHGENLFHRYNIVYSL, translated from the exons ATGTCGTCGGTGACCCGCccgcggcgggaggcggacTTCGCCCGCTTCCCGTCGTCCACCCCCATCGTCATCGACAACGGCGCCTCCACCTTCCGTATCGG GTGggcgggcgagacggagccgcGCGCCACGTTCCGCAACGTCGTGCAGAGGCCGCGCCACCGCAGCACGG GTGAAACTGTCTCAATTGTTGGGGACACTGATCCAGCTCTAATGAAGTTCTTTGATTGCACAAGATCGGCAGTTCGCTCTCCATTTGATGATGATGTCGTCTATCAGTTTGAGTACATGGAATAT ATTCTCGACTATGGCTTTGATCGATTAGGTGCCAATTCAGAG GTGGGACATCCAATTCTTATGACAGAATGTGAATGCAATCCGTCCTTTTCTCGGGCCCGAATGGCAGAACTACTTTTCGAGACATATGGTGTGCCATCCATTG CATTTGGCATCGACAATGCGTTTAGTTACAAGTACAACCAGAAACTTGGGAACTGTAACGAAGATGGGTTGGCTATTTCATGTGAACACGGAACGTGCCATGTTGTTCCA TTTTTGAAAGGCCAGCCTGTATTGGGGGCATGCTCCAGAACTAATGTTGGTGGATTTCACATTACTGATTTTCTGAGGCAGCTTCTCTCTCTAAAATATCCTTATCACAC GGCAAATTTTACATGGGAGAAGGCTGAAGAGCTGAAGAAGGAACATTGTTATGTAGCTTTCGATTATATGTCAGAGTTGCAGATATTTAAG AACAACAAGGAAGAAGCTGAAGAGAAAACGAGGTATTGGCAGCTACCATGGGTTCCCCCACCAAAGGAAGAACCACCATCCGAGGAAGAACTTGCAAGGAAAGCAGCTTTGAAGGAAAAGGCTGGTCAACGTTTGCGAGAATATGCTGCTAACAAGAGATATCAGAAGATAGTGGAACTTGAAAAGACACTTTCTGATTTGGAAGAATTAATGGAGCAACTTGATGAAGCTGAGGAATCAGATGCAACAGCTATTCTAAGTAAATCTAAATATCTTTCCCAGCAGGACGTCAAATCTGCTATTTTAAAAACAACACAGGCCCTAAGGAAAGCAAAAGGGGAGTCCAATGGCAATGAGGAGAAAGCAGATGCCCCAGCGGCTGATAAGTATCCACTTGTGTCTGTTCCAGATGAGGAATTGACACCAGAGCAG ttaaaagaaaagaagaaacagaTATTACTTAAAACCACAACGGAGGGTAAATTGCGTGCCAAGCAGAGACGCGCTGAAGAGGAGGCATTGCGGGAGAAGCAAGAAGAGCAGAGGCGTGC GGAGAACCCAGAGTTATATCTTGAAGAGCTTCGTACCCGATATTCAGAACTTTCTGAGAAATTTGAGCAGAGAAAGCGACAGAAAGTTAATGGTGGCCAGACAAATGGGAACCATGGTTCATCTGGTGGTGTAGGACGTGGAGAACGGCTAAATGCAGCTCAGAAAGAAAGGATGCGGCTGCTCGCTTCTGCTGCATTTGATCGGGGCAAAGGTGAGGACACTTTTGGAATGAGAGATGAAGATTGGTTAGTGTACAATAAGATGAGCAAAGACAATGATGACGATgggaatgatgatgatgaatcgGAACTTGTTCGGATTGCATCAAAGCTCCAG GAGATCGACCCTACATTTGTCTCCAAATCCGAAGCTGTTCAACTTACTCCGGAGCCTCCCAAAGTCCGACCTCTCACCGCAGAGGATTACAGAATTGCCATTGGCATCGAGCGGTTTCGCTGCCCCGAAGTGCTTTTCCAGCCTGGTATGATAGGCATCGACCAGGCCGGCATCGATGAGATGGTCAGTATCTCGCTCAGGAGACTAATGGAGGACGAGTCTGTCAAGCAGCGCCTCTGCCAGTCCATTCTCGTCACTGGCGGGAGCTCCCTGTTCCCCGGCATGATCCCGCGCCTGGAGTCCGGGATCCGGCAGTATCGGCCGTACCTCTCTCCGCTAAAGATTGTCAGAGCAGCTGATCCCATTCTAGACGCGTGGAGGGGCGCTGCTGCCTTTGCGGCATCCAGCAAGTTTGGGAAACAAACTTTCAGCCTAGCAGATTACAGAGAGCATGGCGAGAACCTGTTTCATCGATACAACATTGTTTACTCTCTGTAA